The DNA sequence aaaggaaggagagaaagagattcaggtttagatattgataatgctctgctacagaaaggaatcaagggctagatatctgaacggaaggagtcattatattccgctgcacccaatgtaaggtttcctaaactttatatgtgtttatttcattgttttagaattcatattatgatgttaatgaaacatacttgttagtaaatctagatcctggtaaaatatttccaacatttattagtatatttaactaCAACACAAAATTACTTTTTGTGCCAAATATAGCACAATTTTTGAAAGATGGTCTAAAGGTTGAGATATTTTAGGGGCCAAGATGCAAAATGGCCCTGAatctaacaattaagttaataaatgtccctttttttaaaaaaattaacaaaatgtccttttagttaaaaatttaatgataaaattacaattataaccttgaataattaagtgtttggtataattattttgtacaatagtatatcatttttatgtgtaataatatattaaaaaaaactgaaaggtagtatatatatattttttgaaataactgAAAGGTAGCATATTAGTTTGAgattgtagtatattattttaatgtgctatggtatataatgaacgaaagacggaaattaaaaaatatagaatattagtttaagtttgaggtatacttatatttcactaggaaatattgtctttatgttcattagtatatcatgaaggaaagaaaaagaaaaaaaaaacatgtggaatattaaattaagtttttagtatatatatatattttccactatatttgtggtatattaattttttactatagtatttatgcttatgattgcagaatatagtttttatatgctattatatatcgtggaaaaaaatcatttaatagtatattagtttaagtttatggtatatttatattggtctaaggtatatcgtttgtatgtgatatgtatatcgtgaaggatataaagaaaaaaaaaactattaaatattaatttaagtatgaggtatagttatatttgactgaggtatattgattttatgttcattggtatttcatgaaggaaagaacaagaaaaaaaacttgtggaatattaaattaagttttttgtataatttttttttcactatgttggtggtatattaatttttgactatagtatatctgcttatgattgtgatatatagtttttgtatgctactgtatattgtggaaaacaattcatttaatagtatattagtttaagtttgtgatatatgtatattggtttaaggtatattgtttgtatatcatacgatatattaataaaaaattaattatatggttaaataacatattagacaacaacaacagtagcaaaatctaaaagaataaaatatatattttttatataatgaaaaaataattgacaaaaattcagtagagaggttttgatttattgttttttataatttctattaaaggaataaaacatataataccttttatataatgaagggtattttaagtattaaaaagtaaaaaaggacatttgctttattattttaaaaagggaaatttaattttatatacttaaaaaattaaaaaaatttattattaaaccaaaacctttcacaataaaaaaactatgacatttttttcaaaactccaaaaatacccccctcacaattcaaacccattctctctctttccctcaaactctctctgcatcatctctctctctctctctctccccttctctctctctctctctctctctctctctctctctctctctctctatctcgcaTCCCACAACCGgccaccctcaccaccacctccgacctccgaccctcaccaccacctccgaccacccgcaccaacacccTCGACCCAGCCCCCCTCTCTCGGACCACCCAAACTTCGCACCCCCTCAGCCccactctcttttcctctctcagaaatcgcaaaaaaaaaaaataaaacatacaggtccgatggtcggaccatggggtccgattggttggaccccatcggaccccatggtccgaccatcggacctaggggattttgtttttttcGATTtcaaagagaggaagagagagtggggtccgatggtcggaccatagGGTCCGATGGGTTCGATTGGTCataccccatggtccgaccatcggacctgggggaatttttttttttttttgcgatttcacacagaggaagagagagtgtGGCTGAGGGGATGCGACATTTGGGTGGTCCGAGAGAGTGGGGCTGGGTCGAgggtgttggtgcgggtggtcagaggtggtggtgagggttggaggtcggaggtggtggtgagggtgggcggttgtgggatgcgagatagagagagagagagagagagatgatgcacaGAGAGTTTGAGGGAAGGAGAGAGAATGGGTTtgaattgtgaggggggtatttttgggtttttttttaaaaaaagtcatagtttttttagtttaaaagattttggtttaataataaatttttttaattttttaagtatataaaatcaaatttctcttttaaaaaAAGGACATTAACTATCTATAGAGTTAGAAATAGGACCATTTACTTACATTTCTCATATTTTAGCTCCACATTTATTTTAGCTCAATCCTTAACTAAATGTAGGGAAGGAAGACATATGTAagctaaaaaatattttaattaattttttttatttctttctccaaattaaatattataatattctttttttatcagtattttattattattttaatcaataAAGTATttaaagatataatatttagatgatataaaataaattataaagaaaagctggtattatataaaaatgttagataaaataaaaaaaaacaatgaactTTTGATAAAATATTTTGAAGAATAGAATAGAGCAATTTTAATATGATCAAAATTTGACATAAATCATCATTTAGCTATCATTTAAGCTAATAGGTAAAGTTGTGAGATTAATCTTACAACCAAAGATTCCAAATtcgaaatacaagaaaaattaaTCACATGGACAGAAATAAtacaattagaaaaaaaaaaattacatattaaaatGTGAATAAGAAAACCACATGGCCGATGCTCAATCAATAGTCAATACCATTGCCTgatttttatttgaaacatagAAAATAAGACCCTAAATTAGAAGGCATAGATACATGAAATAAAATAGTATATTAAAACAATGTATGTCATTAAAATTCAGTACCTATTTCACTTCACAGTACTTTTCTTGGAGAAAAGAACTCAGGGACAATCTTACATATATACACCTGTTATTTCTGCCTGGTAAAGAGAACAAGTACTCCAAATCCTACTATGATTGCAACTTTTATGGCCTGTTAAGAAAACATTGAACAGGAAAACTGGTATTAGCACCGTTTTATTTGACAAGTCATAACAATGATAAACCTTCATGAAGACATTTAATAACATAAAACTATATGGTACTTAGGAGAAGATATAACCTGTCCAACTGGTCCACCAGAAGATTTAACCTCCTCACTATTAGCCTTTAATTCTCTCACTTTGTGACTTTTCTTGCTTCTGTCCACCTCCTTAACAATGCCACCATCTTCTTTAGGCTGAAATGAtgagaaaaattaattaaaatacattcaTTAAAGCCAAAAAAAAATGCCTTGAAAACAATATTACCTTGTCTTGTGTTGAGAAGTTCGTCTTCTCTTTGTGAACTTCTGGCTTAATACTATAACCTCCCCTTAAATCCATCAACTTCTGACCACCTGTTGTTACACAGAATCGTCTTAGTTGATCCGGGAATATCCATAAATCAGAGCCCTTAAAAGAATCACCCATGATATCTTCATACTCAGCTACTGATGTCAAATCATGAGTAGAGCTTTGTGAATGTTCTAAAGAAACATCAGCTTCACTGTTCTCACCAACTGAAGCACCACTAGAATTTTGGTTGTCACCATCATTTTGACTTTTGGGCCTAACTGAATTCGATGTTCTTATCAAATCTACATGAGGTACCTCTTCCTTTAAGTCTACTTTATGTACTAGTTTTAATATACCATTAGGACCGACTTTCGTACCTTTCACTGTACTCAACTTCTCCAACTTCTCTGAAGTACCCTGAACAGTTTTCATGTTCACCGCTGTCTTTCTTTCCTTGAGCTCCAATCCAATCTTATTCTCTTGTAGTTTTTCCTGTTGTGATTTGATTTGAGGCTTCATATCCTAATGTAGTTTAACAATTGTGAATCATCATAAGGTGTTAATCAGCTCAGCTCAACTTAGCACATAATAGATTATATACCTGATCTACATTAGTTTCAAAGGCACTTATCATTTTCTTGACACTAGGAATCCTCTCCAAAGATCCTCGTCTCCCACGAGAAGAATTCGATTCTGAACTTTTCATAGCTCTTGTAGGAGTCTTGGAAGAAAATGATTGAGCCTCAACTTTCTCATTTGACTCCCTATGATCGATTCTTCTTAGATGAACATCAACTCTTTGGGTTGAATCAATGGCTGATGAAGTCTCTTTGTTTTTATCTGCATCATTCTAAAACAGTTTCATAACCATTAAAAAGAATCCAAGAGTGTAATGCAAAAACTAACTTTTTGTTCTGAATTCATGTTATTCTGATTCTTTTACTACATTGAACAATATCGAACCTGATGAGATCATATGCCAAACAGGTGAAGCAACTTGACTACTGTCATTAGTAGCAACTGCAACACTACTACTAGTTCTGCAATCGAGAGGTTCTCCACGTTTCTTTTTCAATGCAGATTCTCTCTAcaataaaaatgaaaacataTGCTAATTACTGAGACTGAGACTGCACATTTACACAATATCTTCATTTTAATACTAAGAAATGAAAAATGGAACAGACTTATTTGAGAAATACCATCATTCGGATTCTGTTCCGCTCGTCTTCATTGAGTACAAACTGCAGCCTCATGTGAACATGCCCACCTCCTTTTAGAGGGAAAAAATCATCCCAAAGACCTTTTTCAACTATGGACTTGGTTTCAACACCTGCTTAAGGCATAAATAGATTACAATATTAGTTCAAAAACTTTGATAAATATGTTTGTATGGAGCACATTTTGATAAACCTGCTTGTGATATCTCATTGCCCTCAGCATTCTGAAGAACAACAGTCAAATTGTCACGGAGAGTTGTCAATGGGCTGTAGAAATGAACAGAAGCTGTGTATCATTACCAAAGCTTAAAACTTTAAATAAAGAAGAATCAAGTGTAGCCTTTTGGATTGAATTTGAGCACTTATTATTACAAGGAAAATTCTCCTTTGTCCCAAGTTTGGTATTCTCTCTTCCCCATTGAAACTGCATTTACAATGACAGCTTAGTTTAAATTAACAAATTTAAGGAAAAGAAAATTGGTTTAAAGAAGAGACAATTCCCTTActttttattgatattgatgAAGAAGGTGATGAAACTGGAAGGTCCACAAATTCCAAAACTTTGATGAATTTACATCACATGAAAGGAGTCAGTATAGCTGTAATTTGCCATGTTAGAACTACAAAATTCAAGTCATGGAAGTAAATTAGTACCTGAAACTAAGATAATTCCTGGCATAGCAAAGACAATTGGTGCTCCAAAAGATGTTAAAAAGAGAAAACAAGAGCAGGGTTATGTACTAAGTAGTGTAAAAAAGAATTGCTTCTCTGATTTTAGCTTGAAATTTTGGCTTATGGGTGTGTTGTCTCTTCTTTTGCAAAATAATGGATCATCAAAGAAAGAGGTGCAAAAAATAGGATATTGGTTGAAAAGTGTGGATGTGGTTTGGGAAGAGAGATGGTGGGGTCCataaaatttccaaaaatatattttacaccTCACAAAAGCTATGAAGACATTTCTCAAATTTTGTCTTACTGGTCTGAAATTTCTTCATATTTGACATGTTTGTAACTTAAAACTCTTCCACCAActttgaattaataaattaagtaaATTCAGTTTCACTAAAAATGGAGAGAGATCACATTATGAACAATTTGATGTACTAATATACCGAGATTTCTCACTTGAACCggaaaatgttaaaaaaataattgtcaTATAGTAAACCAACTTAACTAACTTTCTTGATTCTTAGTCAACATATATGATAATTGTATTTGACCATAGGAGTACCCTTTCTGCCAAACtagatttctttttttttttcatggttaatttatcttttaatacCATGTCATTCATGATTTTCTCATTATGAAGGTCGTGGTCACTGCAACCAAGCCAACTTAATTGAGCCATGTCTTGCCTATTTTGGCATGTTCATAACCAGGGTTTTCAAGAAGAATCAGAACTCTCTCATTTTCAAATTGGACACTAAAAAAACCATCTTGAAACAGCAGGGCACAGAAATACGGCCCCCCATCTCTAGTAATTCTCTACAAGAAAATTTtctcaacaaagaaaaaaaaaatactaactaCAGTTTCGGTATAGTCTTTGCACGAATAAACTGTTTAAGTACAGCCTTATCTTCATCAATTCGTTTCTTCTCTACAGGATCTTTTGGTTTAAGTTTCCTT is a window from the Cannabis sativa cultivar Pink pepper isolate KNU-18-1 chromosome 1, ASM2916894v1, whole genome shotgun sequence genome containing:
- the LOC115707077 gene encoding uncharacterized protein LOC115707077 isoform X3, with product MPGIILVSVLEFVDLPVSSPSSSISIKISMGKREYQTWDKGEFSFPLTTLRDNLTVVLQNAEGNEISQAGVETKSIVEKGLWDDFFPLKGGGHVHMRLQFVLNEDERNRIRMMRESALKKKRGEPLDCRTSSSVAVATNDSSQVASPVWHMISSDKNKETSSAIDSTQRVDVHLRRIDHRESNEKVEAQSFSSKTPTRAMKSSESNSSRGRRGSLERIPSVKKMISAFETNVDQDMKPQIKSQQEKLQENKIGLELKERKTAVNMKTVQGTSEKLEKLSTVKGGQKLMDLRGGYSIKPEVHKEKTNFSTQDKPKEDGGIVKEVDRSKKSHKVRELKANSEEVKSSGGPVGQAIKVAIIVGFGVLVLFTRQK
- the LOC115707077 gene encoding uncharacterized protein LOC115707077 isoform X2 gives rise to the protein MPGIILVSVLEFVDLPVSSPSSSISIKISMGKREYQTWDKGEFSFPLTTLRDNLTVVLQNAEGNEISQAGVETKSIVEKGLWDDFFPLKGGGHVHMRLQFVLNEDERNRIRMMRESALKKKRGEPLDCRTSSSVAVATNDSSQVASPVWHMISSDKNKETSSAIDSTQRVDVHLRRIDHRESNEKVEAQSFSSKTPTRAMKSSESNSSRGRRGSLERIPSVKKMISAFETNVDQDMKPQIKSQQEKLQENKIGLELKERKTAVNMKTVQGTSEKLEKLSTVKVRPKSQNDGDNQNSSGASVGENSEADVSLEHSQSSTHDLTSVAEYEDIMGDSFKGSDLWIFPDQLRRFCVTTGGQKLMDLRGGYSIKPEVHKEKTNFSTQDKPKEDGGIVKEVDRSKKSHKVRELKANSEEVKSSGGPVGQAIKVAIIVGFGVLVLFTRQK
- the LOC115707077 gene encoding uncharacterized protein LOC115707077 isoform X1, producing the protein MPGIILVSVLEFVDLPVSSPSSSISIKISMGKREYQTWDKGEFSFPLTTLRDNLTVVLQNAEGNEISQAGVETKSIVEKGLWDDFFPLKGGGHVHMRLQFVLNEDERNRIRMMRESALKKKRGEPLDCRTSSSVAVATNDSSQVASPVWHMISSDKNKETSSAIDSTQRVDVHLRRIDHRESNEKVEAQSFSSKTPTRAMKSSESNSSRGRRGSLERIPSVKKMISAFETNVDQDMKPQIKSQQEKLQENKIGLELKERKTAVNMKTVQGTSEKLEKLSTVKGTKVGPNGILKLVHKVDLKEEVPHVDLIRTSNSVRPKSQNDGDNQNSSGASVGENSEADVSLEHSQSSTHDLTSVAEYEDIMGDSFKGSDLWIFPDQLRRFCVTTGGQKLMDLRGGYSIKPEVHKEKTNFSTQDKPKEDGGIVKEVDRSKKSHKVRELKANSEEVKSSGGPVGQAIKVAIIVGFGVLVLFTRQK